From a region of the Lactuca sativa cultivar Salinas chromosome 4, Lsat_Salinas_v11, whole genome shotgun sequence genome:
- the LOC128133622 gene encoding uncharacterized protein LOC128133622: MEYLSSKKSVGVWNSISNTKKSLGNLGIEIHDLFGINIKSGNNTLFWYDHWIGDNSLKSKYPNLFELESQKRCRVADRVGSRNHKWKWKVRPATRGLESEVNDLNRDVSNVQLKSGMDQWRCNLSSDGIFSVATVRQLVDKLHTVCSVAPAITWNKLIPIKVICLVWRAAQLRIPIATALERRGIAVSSTLCCSCIGSPECVDHVLINCPFAHKIRSYIWSWCGLTNVQDSIKTISDLIQFASNWGENIKKRQRFIVICYGMLWNLWRFRNKRLFQMEGISVHRGLECIKVMTFYWIKHRGDKEICSWEDWAISPFYDL; this comes from the coding sequence ATGGAGTATTTATCTTCAAAAAAATCTGTCGGTGTATGGAATAGTATTTCCAACACCAAAAAATCTCTTGGCAATTTGGGAATTGAGATTCACGATCTGTTTGGTATCAACATTAAGTCAGGGAACAATACTCTTTTTTGGTACGACCACTGGATAGGTGATAACAGCTTAAAATCAAAATATCCCAATCTATTTGAATTGGAATCACAGAAAAGGTGCAGGGTTGCTGATAGGGTTGGGAGTAGGAATCACAAATGGAAGTGGAAAGTTAGACCTGCTACTAGAGGGCTAGAATCTGAAGTAAATGACCTGAACCGTGATGTCTCTAACGTTCAATTAAAATCTGGGATGGACCAATGGAGGTGTAATCTGTCATCGGACGGTATATTCTCGGTGGCAACTGTCCGACAGCTGGTAGACAAGCTGCATACGGTTTGCTCAGTTGCCCCTGCGATTACATGGAACAAATTAATACCGATTAAGGTTATATGTCTCGTGTGGCGAGCTGCGCAGCTACGTATTCCAATTGCCACAGCCTTGGAACGGAGGGGTATTGCTGTCAGCTCAACATTATGTTGTTCATGTATTGGTAGTCCAGAATGTGTTGATCATGTGTTAATCAACTGTCCATTCGCTCACAAGATCAGGTCCTACATTTGGAGTTGGTGTGGGCTTACTAATGTGCAGGATTCTATCAAAACCATTAGTGACCTGATACAATTTGCTAGCAATTGGGGTGAGAACATAAAGAAACGGCAACGATTCATTGTGATTTGCTATGGCATGCTATGGAATTTATGGAGATTTAGAAACAAAAGACTATTTCAAATGGAGGGTATTTCTGTCCATAGGGGTTTGGAATGTATCAAAGTTATGACTTTCTATTGGATTAAACATAGAGGTGATAAGGAAATTTGTAGCTGGGAGGATTGGGCTATATCTCCATTTTATGATTTGTAA
- the LOC111919585 gene encoding mannan endo-1,4-beta-mannosidase 5, with the protein MSTYVRYGHHSWSALLIVLCMALLCCVSESRVNRGKAGGFVQTKGTNFVLNGSPFLFNGFNAYWMMNVATVPRQRIKVTNVLQDAANVGLSVCRTWAFADGGDKALQISPGAYNEHVFQGLDFVVSEARKYGIRLILSFVNNFKDFGGRLQYIDWAKKAGVPISSDDDFYTNPIVKEYYKNHVQRIITRVNTITGIAYRDDTTIMAWELMNEPRCQADYSGRTVNGWIQEMASFVKSLDRHHLLEVGMEGFYGDTMPERKQINPGYQVGTDFITNNLVSEIDFATIHAYPDQWLSGQNEDSQMEFMQRWMWSHYEDSRVILKKPLVIAEFGKSSNDPEYNINKRDSYIDAVYRNIYMMANTGGTVGGGLVWQLMADGMGSFSDGYQIILSKSPSTSSIISEQSHSMRTLSHLLRIRSQNVRLGKDHRQWQNQNLKSLVSNLVEVIK; encoded by the exons ATGAGTACCTACGTCAGATATGGCCACCACTCATGGAGTGCTCTTTTAATAGTTCTATGCATGGCTCTTCTTTGCTGTGTTTCTGAATCTAGGGTAAACAGGGGTAAAGCAGGCGGCTTTGTTCAAACCAAAGGAACTAACTTTGTTTTAAACGGGTCCCCGTTTCTTTTCAATGGATTTAATGCGTATTGGATGATGAATGTTGCCACTGTTCCAAGACAGAGGATCAAAGTTACAAATGTCCTACAAGATGCAGCGAATGTTGGTCTTTCAGTATGCCGAACATGGGCTTTCGCTGATGGTGGTGACAAAGCTCTTCAGATTTCACCAGGAGCATACAACGAACATGTTTTTCAG GGACTGGATTTCGTTGTATCAGAAGCAAGAAAATACGGCATTCGGTTGATATTAAGTTTTGTTAACAATTTCAAAGACTTCGGAGGGAGACTGCAATACATTGACTGGGCAAAAAAAGCAGGCGTTCCTATCAGCAGTGACGACGATTTTTACACCAACCCTATAGTCAAAGAGTATTATAAGAACCATGTCCAA AGAATTATAACAAGGGTCAATACCATCACTGGGATCGCATATCGTGATGACACCACAATCATGGCATGGGAACTCATGAACGAGCCCCGCTGCCAGGCTGATTACTCTGGAAGAACAGTTAat GGTTGGATTCAAGAAATGGCTTCGTTCGTGAAATCATTGGACAGACACCATCTGTTGGAGGTTGGCATGGAAGGGTTTTATGGTGACACAATGCCTGAACGAAAGCAGATAAACCCCGGTTACCAAGTTGGAACTGATTTCATCACCAACAATCTTGTTAGCGAAATTGATTTTGCCACGATACATGCATATCCTGATCAATG GTTGTCTGGACAAAATGAAGATTCACAAATGGAATTTATGCAAAGATGGATGTGGAGTCATTACGAGGATTCAAGAGTTATCCTAAAGAAACCACTTGTTATAGCCGAATTTGGGAAATCTAGTAATGATCCAGAATATAACATTAACAAAAGAGACTCTTACATAGATGCTGTTTATAGAAACATTTACATGATGGCGAATACGGGAGGAACTGTTGGTGGTGGTTTAGTGTGGCAGCTCATGGCAGATGGGATGGGTTCGTTCAGCGATGGATATCAAATAATCTTGTCGAAAAGCCCATCCACAAGCAGCATCATTTCCGAACAATCTCATTCCATGAGAACTCTATCTCATTTGTTAAGAATTCGATCTCAAAATGTTCGTTTAGGCAAAGATCATAGACAATGGCAAAACCAAAATCTTAAGTCACTAGTATCCAATTTAGTGGAAGTAATAAAATAA